Part of the Synechococcus sp. HK01-R genome is shown below.
GCCTCGAGACTGTCGACGCGGCCCTTGAGGATGGCGAGCTCCTTCTCGAACTCGGCCATCAGGCGCTTGAGCTCGTCGGTCACTTCAGTGACGCGGTCGAGACAGGCGTTCAGCAGAGCAGCCGCCTCAAAGCGGGTCATGGCGCGGTTGCCGCGGTAGGTGCCGTTGGGGTAACCGGCGACGCAGCCGTAGCGCTCGATCAGGTTGGAGAGAGCCTGGTAAGCCCAGTCGGTCGGGTAGACGTCGGAGAACTGGGAGATGCTGGTGACCTGCTCGCCAGAAGCGGCGTAGTCAGACACACCGTTGATGTTCAGCTCAGCAGCAGACGCAGCCACAGGAGCCAGAAGGCCCAGGGCAGCAGGTGCCACCAGCAGTTGCTGGAAGAGTTTCATGGAGTTCCTCACACAGGAAAAGCGCAGTGCGCCAATCAATAAGTTGGTTCTTTACCTACCAATAACCAACTTGACCTGTGCCAGCTTGCGCAACGACTGGTAACAGCCATAACCAAAACGAGAGAAAAACGTTATTGCTGTTACCAAATTCCCGCCCGGCGGCAACGCTCCAGAATCGGTGCTTACTCCGCCCAGGAACTTGACCGTGCGTTCAGACCAGCGCTCGCCGAGAACGTTCATGGGCTTGTCGCGCGAAGCGCTGATCGCTGCTCTTTTCTTTTGGGTCATCGGCCTTGGGCTTCAAGCCTGGCGCTCCCACGTGCTGTTGGCCAGCTACGACCAGGGAATCTTCCAACAGGTGCTCTGGAACAGCCTCCGGGGCCATCCCTTCGAAAGCACCCTCTCCTCACAGCTGTCCACCAACGTGATCCACGGCGGCGAAGCGCCAGCCCTTGGCTATGCCCGCCTCGGACAACACTTCACCCCCACACTCCTGCTCTGGGCCCCCCTGCTGGCACTGATTGGCGCTGCAGCTCTACCCCTGGTTCAGGTGACGCTGATCGCAGCTGCCGGTCTGCTGCTGCACAGACTCGCCAGCAGCGGTCTCCCCATCCGCACCGCCAACTGGATCACTTACGGCTTTTTCTGCGGCAATGCCCTCGTGGGACCAACTCTGGGGAATTTCACTGATCTCTGCCAGCTTCCCTTCGCGGTGTTCGCACTGATGCTCGGCCTGCTCGGGCGACGGTCCTGGCTGATCCTCACGGCGGCGCTGCTGATCCCACTGATCCGGGAAGACACCGGCATCCTCCTCGTGGCCGTGGGGCTCTGGATGCTGCTGCGAGACAGGGTCCGCTGGCCACTGGCCTTTGCGCTCATTGCCTGGGGCGGCGGCTGGATGCTGGTGGTGACCAGTCAGATCATGCCCCTGTTCTCCGACGACAACAGCAAGCGTTTCATGGTCGAGAACTTCGGCCAATACCTCACGGAAGACAAAGCCGATGGGGCGAGCAGCCTGAGCATGGTGCGACAGGCCCTCGGTCAGCCTTTGACCCTTCTCCAGGAGCTGATCGACCCTCCTGGGCAGACGGTTCTTTATCTCCTCGGCCACGCCCTCCCCTTTTTGTTTGTGCCCCTGATCAGCCTCGATGCCTGGGTGATAGCGGGGCCGAGCCTGCTTGGGCTGTTTCTAGCCCAGGGCAGCAACGACCCCCTGTCGATCACGATCCGCTACACACTCCTTGTGGTGCCGGGATTCAGCCTGGGCACGGTGTTCTGGTGGCAGCGCAGGTCCGTCGCCCCACCCGGCCCGCGGACGCGCCTGGCCTGGGGAGCAGCCCTTGCCCTCTCGCTCGTGCTCACCATCAGCAGCAATCCCCATCGCAGCCTGTCCTTTCTGATCCCCGACAGCGTTCGGCCCTGGGTGTACAGCACTCCTCTGGCGCAGTGGCGACACGGACACGCAGCCAGGGAGGTCTTGAGCGTGATCCCGGCGGATGCAAGCGTGAGCGCCAACACCAATCTGGTGCCCCTGCTAGCACGCAGGGAAGTTGCCGTACGTTACCCCTACAACACCAGCTATCTCGACAGACATCAAGTGGAGCGCTCCGTTGACTGGATCGCCATCGATCTCGACTGGCTGGAGCGCTACGCGGTTGCCTTCCGGGGGGACTGGAAAGCTCTTCAACGCATCCGAGAAGACCTGCCCCAGCAACTCGACACCTTCAAAGTGCAAGCCCTCAAGGATGGTGTTGTTGTGCTGCAACGCGATGGAGCCATCCAATCAAACCTGCAGAAAGCCGTGAATGATCGTCTCCAAAGGCCCTTACCAAGAGATCCCCGCAACCGGTGATGCCCTTTCTAAAACGATGCCCCCGACCGGAAACCGATCGGGGGCTCTCGCCAGGTCCGCTCTGTCGCGAAACCGATTGATCAGTCAGAAGGTGCCGTCAGTCGGCGTTCTCCGCGATCAGCAGACCCTGAATCAAAGAA
Proteins encoded:
- a CDS encoding DUF2079 domain-containing protein is translated as MGLSREALIAALFFWVIGLGLQAWRSHVLLASYDQGIFQQVLWNSLRGHPFESTLSSQLSTNVIHGGEAPALGYARLGQHFTPTLLLWAPLLALIGAAALPLVQVTLIAAAGLLLHRLASSGLPIRTANWITYGFFCGNALVGPTLGNFTDLCQLPFAVFALMLGLLGRRSWLILTAALLIPLIREDTGILLVAVGLWMLLRDRVRWPLAFALIAWGGGWMLVVTSQIMPLFSDDNSKRFMVENFGQYLTEDKADGASSLSMVRQALGQPLTLLQELIDPPGQTVLYLLGHALPFLFVPLISLDAWVIAGPSLLGLFLAQGSNDPLSITIRYTLLVVPGFSLGTVFWWQRRSVAPPGPRTRLAWGAALALSLVLTISSNPHRSLSFLIPDSVRPWVYSTPLAQWRHGHAAREVLSVIPADASVSANTNLVPLLARREVAVRYPYNTSYLDRHQVERSVDWIAIDLDWLERYAVAFRGDWKALQRIREDLPQQLDTFKVQALKDGVVVLQRDGAIQSNLQKAVNDRLQRPLPRDPRNR